Proteins encoded in a region of the Leptospira montravelensis genome:
- the ompL47 gene encoding multi-beta-barrel domain surface protein OmpL47, giving the protein MQAHKYLLAILTITFAGQITAQVAAPKATTSTKDQAIKNTETTSTQAKDGVDKVETTVKDILGDKKESGASTSDASALFITSKTSFSLDAKDESTTIDFIEWKPKNGEYRKYTQPIRIAEEGLTEIYYRSVDKVGNAETPKILVVHVDNTAPRVNLVPQEQFFVLDGVPFASKNNTYTLVAEDLQTGVEKIQFNINQEAAKVYADPIKLENGGANVVKYSATDKSGNSSPESSLIINVDDVKPTVEIVPSFPLVDINGKNFQRKGNVFYVNATDKESGIKKVLVKIDEEEYKPYVEAIAIETQGDHVIKAMAVDNVGNQSDVVEVKLTVDLTPPTSTIQKSAEETKVEAPQATTPAK; this is encoded by the coding sequence GCCAAATCACAGCACAAGTTGCTGCACCAAAAGCCACTACTTCCACAAAAGACCAGGCAATCAAAAATACGGAAACCACTTCTACTCAAGCCAAAGATGGTGTTGATAAAGTTGAGACAACTGTAAAAGACATCTTGGGTGACAAAAAAGAATCAGGAGCTTCTACTTCTGACGCTTCTGCACTTTTTATTACAAGCAAAACTTCGTTTTCATTAGATGCAAAAGATGAATCGACTACAATCGATTTTATTGAGTGGAAACCTAAAAATGGTGAATACAGAAAATACACTCAGCCAATTCGTATTGCTGAAGAAGGTCTTACTGAAATCTACTATCGATCTGTGGATAAAGTAGGAAACGCTGAAACTCCAAAAATTCTAGTGGTTCATGTGGATAACACTGCGCCAAGAGTGAATTTAGTTCCCCAAGAGCAATTTTTCGTTTTAGATGGCGTTCCTTTCGCATCGAAAAACAATACTTATACTCTAGTTGCAGAAGACCTACAAACTGGTGTTGAAAAAATTCAATTTAACATCAACCAAGAAGCAGCGAAAGTTTATGCGGATCCAATTAAGTTAGAGAACGGTGGAGCCAATGTAGTTAAGTATTCCGCTACTGATAAATCTGGAAATTCATCTCCTGAATCTTCTCTTATCATTAATGTAGATGATGTAAAACCAACAGTTGAAATCGTTCCTTCTTTTCCACTTGTTGATATCAATGGAAAAAACTTTCAAAGAAAGGGAAATGTTTTCTATGTCAACGCTACTGATAAAGAATCAGGCATCAAAAAAGTTTTGGTGAAAATTGATGAAGAAGAATACAAACCTTATGTGGAAGCAATTGCAATTGAAACACAAGGAGATCACGTGATCAAAGCGATGGCAGTTGATAATGTTGGAAACCAATCCGATGTAGTGGAAGTAAAACTCACTGTAGATTTAACTCCTCCTACTTCTACTATCCAAAAGTCAGCTGAAGAAACAAAAGTAGAAGCTCCGCAAGCAACAACTCCTGCTAAATAA
- a CDS encoding ComF family protein, with amino-acid sequence MKGVRFLSFIFPKFCASCGKGDSFSELLGVCKVCTKENYIPQKQNPNTNHVKIPLDRFVFYDQVFYLQKRGNFEKGLFQSLKFENERSLAKFFCLGLKKYSFCFKEDPPDLIALVPSSLKTGPRPYHSSYALLSKAKNIWKIREDTSLRKVSVDKQSSQGYEKRFFHAKKAFEFTKSDRIIQGLHILIVDDIFTTGATVNEIARLYKMAGARKVTCIVLLLSGGD; translated from the coding sequence ATGAAAGGGGTTCGCTTTTTATCCTTTATCTTTCCTAAGTTTTGTGCCAGTTGTGGAAAGGGAGATTCCTTTTCAGAATTGTTGGGTGTTTGTAAGGTCTGCACAAAAGAAAATTACATCCCGCAAAAACAAAATCCAAATACCAACCATGTTAAAATTCCGTTAGATCGATTTGTTTTTTACGATCAGGTCTTCTATTTGCAAAAGCGGGGAAATTTTGAAAAGGGTCTTTTTCAGTCATTGAAGTTCGAAAATGAACGATCTCTCGCCAAGTTCTTTTGTTTAGGGCTGAAAAAGTATTCTTTTTGTTTTAAGGAAGATCCACCCGATCTCATCGCATTGGTGCCTTCTTCGCTAAAAACTGGTCCAAGGCCTTACCATTCCTCCTATGCCCTGCTTTCAAAAGCTAAAAATATATGGAAAATCAGGGAAGATACTAGTTTACGTAAGGTTTCAGTGGACAAACAGTCATCACAAGGTTACGAAAAGCGATTTTTTCATGCAAAAAAGGCATTCGAATTCACAAAAAGTGATAGAATCATTCAGGGACTTCATATTCTCATTGTAGATGATATATTTACGACAGGTGCCACTGTAAATGAAATTGCTAGGCTGTATAAAATGGCTGGTGCAAGAAAGGTGACCTGTATTGTTTTACTGTTAAGCGGGGGTGATTGA
- a CDS encoding STAS domain-containing protein: MDVQVKDDIRIIKFSGAILKVDSDEIEKELSKLTQSSVKKIILDLTKVHHICSTALGIFVATKRKLKPMNGDIKVIVVDEDLIQLFEITMLDKVFEIFPDLSSAMEGFQLDEEDSL, encoded by the coding sequence ATGGATGTTCAAGTCAAGGATGACATAAGGATTATTAAGTTTTCTGGGGCCATCCTCAAAGTGGATTCTGATGAGATTGAAAAAGAACTTTCAAAGCTCACTCAAAGTTCTGTTAAAAAAATCATTCTGGACCTTACAAAAGTTCATCATATTTGTTCAACTGCGCTAGGGATTTTTGTTGCCACCAAACGTAAGTTAAAGCCAATGAATGGTGATATTAAAGTCATCGTTGTAGATGAAGACTTGATTCAACTTTTTGAAATCACAATGCTCGATAAGGTTTTCGAAATTTTCCCTGATTTGTCTTCTGCTATGGAAGGATTTCAGTTGGACGAGGAAGACTCACTCTGA
- the rdgB gene encoding RdgB/HAM1 family non-canonical purine NTP pyrophosphatase: MTKKTLAFASGSLHKWKEMQMLLSPYGYDVILPKDLGISFAPDETENSFTGNSFIKSKELFRLTNIPSFADDSGISVPALGGEPGVYSARYGGPGLTDKERALFLLQKLGENPNREAYYSCVVSYVDGKNEVSFDGRVEGIIASDYDDEGHYGFGYDPIFIYPPFGKRFSQVPESEKNKVSHRKKAMKLFLDWLSHLK; encoded by the coding sequence CTGACAAAGAAAACGTTAGCATTTGCTTCCGGCAGTTTACACAAATGGAAGGAAATGCAAATGTTGCTTTCTCCTTACGGTTACGATGTCATACTTCCTAAAGATTTAGGAATATCCTTTGCACCAGATGAAACGGAAAACTCATTCACTGGAAATTCATTCATTAAATCAAAAGAACTCTTTCGATTAACCAACATTCCTTCGTTTGCTGATGACTCTGGAATTTCTGTCCCTGCACTTGGTGGGGAACCAGGGGTGTATTCGGCACGTTACGGAGGTCCAGGACTTACTGACAAAGAACGGGCTCTCTTCCTATTGCAAAAGTTAGGTGAAAATCCAAACCGGGAGGCTTATTATAGTTGTGTAGTAAGTTATGTGGATGGAAAAAATGAAGTTTCCTTTGATGGCCGAGTGGAAGGAATTATTGCCAGTGATTATGATGATGAAGGTCATTATGGATTTGGCTATGATCCCATATTCATTTATCCTCCTTTCGGGAAACGGTTTTCCCAAGTTCCAGAATCTGAAAAAAATAAGGTCTCTCACAGAAAAAAAGCAATGAAACTTTTTCTGGATTGGCTTTCTCATCTAAAGTAA
- a CDS encoding ATP-binding cassette domain-containing protein, producing the protein MIQASGITVSFGKKPLFENVSIKFKPECRYGLIGANGSGKSTFMKVLAGILQPTAGSVVVDKDMKVGYLKQDHYEYEDETVLGTVLRGNPELWNVMTERDAIYAKEDMTDEDGMRISEIEEIFADMGGYEAESVAGELLEGLGIPTSAHNRPLNFLTGGFKLRVLLAQVLFLKPDVLLLDEPTNHLDIKTIHWLEELLINYEGVVIVISHDRHFINSVATHIADLDYNTIRVFPGNYDDFMIAAEQSREQLMSDSKRAKEKIADLQEFVSRFSANASKSKQATSRQKMIEKIKADMVDVKPSSRVAPYIRFKAKRTLGKDVFEAMNISKAYDGKAVIKEFSTSITKGEKVGIVGTNGVGKTTLLKMLLKKLEPDSGQVKWGDSVETSFFPQDHREAMEPDADTLVEWLLRNAPQGTEVQEIRAILGRMLFSGDMANKSTTVLSGGEKSRMIIGKMILACDNVIALDEPTNHLDLETIEALNYALSLFEGTVILVSHDREFISSLCTRIIEVTPEGIKDFKGNYEEFLEREGNDFYKRLTGGAILAT; encoded by the coding sequence ATGATCCAAGCTAGCGGCATTACAGTCTCCTTCGGGAAAAAACCTCTTTTCGAAAACGTCTCCATTAAATTCAAACCGGAATGCCGTTACGGTCTGATTGGGGCCAACGGGTCCGGAAAATCGACCTTTATGAAGGTTTTAGCCGGTATTTTACAGCCCACTGCCGGTTCTGTGGTAGTGGACAAGGATATGAAGGTCGGATACCTCAAACAGGACCACTACGAATACGAAGACGAGACGGTTCTTGGTACAGTTCTACGGGGAAATCCTGAACTTTGGAATGTGATGACCGAACGCGATGCCATCTACGCGAAAGAAGATATGACCGACGAAGATGGAATGCGTATCTCTGAAATTGAAGAAATTTTTGCCGATATGGGTGGGTACGAGGCCGAATCCGTGGCGGGAGAACTTCTGGAAGGATTAGGAATCCCTACCTCAGCGCACAATCGTCCTTTAAACTTTCTCACTGGTGGATTCAAACTCCGAGTCCTTCTTGCCCAAGTATTATTTTTAAAACCAGACGTTCTCCTTCTGGATGAACCTACCAACCACTTAGATATCAAAACCATTCACTGGTTAGAAGAACTTCTAATAAACTATGAAGGTGTGGTCATCGTGATTTCCCACGACCGTCACTTTATCAACTCCGTAGCCACTCATATTGCTGATTTAGATTATAACACCATCCGAGTATTCCCTGGAAATTATGACGACTTCATGATTGCAGCAGAACAGTCTCGTGAACAACTCATGAGCGATAGTAAACGTGCAAAAGAAAAAATTGCCGACTTACAAGAGTTTGTTTCTAGATTTTCTGCCAATGCTAGTAAATCAAAACAAGCCACATCTCGTCAAAAGATGATCGAAAAAATCAAAGCAGATATGGTAGATGTAAAACCTTCTTCTAGGGTAGCACCATACATTCGTTTCAAAGCCAAACGTACGCTTGGAAAAGATGTATTCGAAGCCATGAATATTTCCAAAGCTTACGATGGGAAAGCTGTCATCAAAGAATTTAGTACATCAATCACCAAAGGGGAAAAAGTGGGGATCGTTGGGACAAACGGTGTTGGTAAAACTACCCTTCTCAAAATGTTATTAAAAAAATTAGAACCAGATTCTGGTCAGGTAAAATGGGGAGATTCCGTAGAAACTTCCTTTTTCCCACAAGACCACCGTGAGGCGATGGAACCAGATGCGGACACTCTCGTGGAATGGTTATTACGTAACGCTCCACAAGGAACGGAAGTACAAGAAATCCGTGCGATCCTCGGACGTATGTTATTTTCTGGAGATATGGCAAACAAGTCTACAACGGTGCTTTCTGGAGGTGAAAAATCACGAATGATCATAGGTAAAATGATCCTTGCTTGTGACAATGTGATTGCTCTTGACGAACCCACAAACCACTTGGACTTAGAAACCATTGAAGCTTTAAACTACGCCTTATCCTTGTTTGAAGGCACAGTCATTCTTGTTTCTCACGATAGGGAATTTATCTCTTCACTTTGCACAAGAATTATCGAAGTAACTCCAGAAGGAATCAAAGATTTCAAAGGAAATTACGAAGAATTTTTGGAACGGGAAGGAAACGATTTCTACAAACGACTTACTGGCGGTGCGATTCTCGCGACTTAA
- a CDS encoding OmpA family protein has translation MARILIIILLFFGNGLTSSQSVKNGIQVLEGDLLNTGHLLRTDKQVFRISSGVLQEELAYLAGKKIRMLCDVQAETCNPIRYEMEPFESGKTPDWTLKKIPRYVTGGLFSFNPQCTPDGKILFWTALVREGGRSTQKIWAAKRDQYGFWMQGEQLPTPLNNKFPSAVISALPGGNELFVFGNFGEEEMLDNLKREMMYKSQIASREAQNPKEFHLVLTKLESEFKERTEKIQNRAPLYKTHKTESGWSMPTPINFPSFYNWYRKADNPNQQVFGGSALATSGRTLLYSAQQKKNFGKLDLYVSLQNESGVFEEGINLGNTLNTVEEEMAPFLAPDDKTLYFSSSGRKEGISIFITRRLNDSLTAWSEPQELSANLRGVNFFSIPAVGNWAYVSREGELYMAAIPNHFQPDPVVVIKGKVVDEEGKPLSAFVQYESLTRKKSIGSTVSDPNTGEFSIILPYEENYGFYGEKEGYLPVSQNLNLVGKEKEDKEKTVLLVLPKLKKGNQIVMNNLFFAFRSAELTKESEPELDRLAGILRKSANLKILIEGHTDNVGTKTANQKLSLERANSVANYLKSKHKIEETRIAVVGFGPSTPIADNQTEEGRGTNRRVVFKISEE, from the coding sequence ATGGCACGGATTCTCATCATCATTCTCCTCTTTTTCGGGAACGGGCTCACTAGCTCACAAAGTGTAAAAAATGGAATCCAGGTTTTGGAGGGGGATCTTTTAAATACTGGCCACCTCCTCCGAACAGACAAACAGGTTTTCCGAATTAGTAGTGGTGTTTTACAAGAGGAATTAGCATACTTAGCCGGGAAAAAGATACGGATGTTATGCGATGTGCAAGCAGAAACTTGTAATCCCATACGATATGAGATGGAACCCTTCGAATCTGGCAAAACACCAGACTGGACCTTAAAAAAAATCCCACGGTATGTGACAGGTGGACTTTTTTCTTTTAATCCGCAGTGTACACCGGATGGAAAAATTTTATTTTGGACCGCTCTTGTTCGTGAAGGCGGTAGATCCACCCAAAAAATTTGGGCCGCCAAACGAGACCAATATGGGTTTTGGATGCAAGGAGAACAGCTTCCCACTCCATTGAACAATAAATTTCCATCTGCTGTCATTTCGGCTCTCCCTGGTGGGAATGAACTATTTGTATTTGGTAATTTTGGTGAAGAGGAGATGTTGGACAACTTAAAACGAGAGATGATGTATAAATCTCAAATTGCCTCTAGGGAAGCTCAAAACCCTAAAGAGTTTCATCTCGTTTTGACAAAGTTAGAATCAGAATTCAAAGAGCGGACAGAAAAAATCCAAAACCGAGCCCCTTTATACAAAACACATAAAACAGAATCAGGTTGGTCTATGCCAACTCCAATAAACTTCCCTAGTTTTTATAATTGGTACAGAAAAGCAGACAATCCCAATCAACAAGTGTTTGGTGGATCTGCATTGGCCACAAGTGGACGTACTTTACTTTATTCGGCTCAACAGAAAAAAAATTTTGGTAAGTTAGATTTATATGTTAGTTTACAAAATGAATCTGGTGTTTTTGAAGAAGGAATTAACTTAGGAAACACTTTAAACACCGTGGAAGAAGAAATGGCACCTTTCCTTGCTCCCGATGACAAAACATTATATTTCTCTTCTTCCGGAAGAAAGGAAGGGATTTCTATATTTATCACCAGAAGATTGAATGATTCTTTGACAGCTTGGTCTGAGCCACAAGAATTGTCCGCTAACCTAAGAGGTGTTAACTTTTTCAGCATCCCTGCCGTGGGGAATTGGGCATATGTATCTAGAGAAGGTGAATTGTACATGGCGGCCATTCCCAATCATTTCCAACCTGATCCTGTGGTGGTGATCAAAGGAAAAGTGGTGGATGAAGAAGGGAAGCCACTTTCTGCCTTTGTGCAGTATGAATCTTTAACCAGAAAAAAATCCATAGGTTCCACTGTGAGTGATCCAAATACAGGTGAGTTTAGCATCATTCTGCCGTATGAGGAGAACTATGGGTTTTATGGAGAGAAAGAAGGTTACCTTCCAGTTTCACAAAACCTTAATTTGGTGGGAAAAGAGAAAGAGGACAAAGAAAAAACGGTTCTTCTTGTCCTTCCTAAGTTAAAAAAAGGAAACCAAATTGTGATGAACAATTTGTTCTTTGCTTTTCGATCCGCTGAACTTACCAAAGAATCCGAGCCGGAACTAGACAGATTGGCAGGAATTTTACGAAAATCGGCGAATTTGAAGATCCTCATTGAGGGTCACACAGACAATGTGGGAACCAAAACTGCCAACCAAAAGTTGTCTCTGGAAAGAGCAAATTCAGTTGCTAATTATTTAAAGTCTAAACATAAAATAGAAGAAACACGTATTGCTGTGGTGGGATTTGGTCCTTCGACACCAATTGCTGACAATCAGACCGAAGAGGGTCGTGGGACCAACCGAAGGGTAGTCTTTAAAATTTCGGAAGAGTAA
- a CDS encoding LIC_11485 family protein: MDIKNINIPKVNVDTQKMMGAVDGLVDKIPSQVQDLLKKIAISLFVFFLIMAIYVGWTNGWENAKPQGMQLAQDTRSLFLTEIERDYNRKRKDVRMSDPEDLKYESNRRMQFDFISERESNGYTHDTIPEEQDFLGKEYDFRNRKTEDTSVPPIYTPSGDGLIPAPIDIQPAVPKEDTKSGSDSDSESDLRMQRMLDRVSELEKKVKAKNEEKNLETLKLPKPPEFNEGLGKPRSLERIPKNLR; the protein is encoded by the coding sequence GTGGATATTAAAAATATAAACATACCCAAAGTCAATGTAGACACCCAAAAAATGATGGGTGCTGTCGATGGACTCGTGGACAAAATCCCATCCCAAGTCCAAGACCTACTCAAAAAAATAGCCATTTCGTTATTTGTATTTTTTCTCATCATGGCCATTTATGTAGGTTGGACCAACGGTTGGGAAAATGCTAAACCGCAAGGGATGCAACTGGCCCAAGATACTAGAAGTTTGTTTTTAACTGAGATTGAAAGAGACTACAATCGAAAAAGAAAAGATGTTCGTATGTCCGATCCTGAAGATTTAAAATACGAATCCAATCGTAGGATGCAATTTGATTTTATCAGTGAAAGGGAATCCAATGGATATACACACGATACAATTCCTGAAGAACAAGATTTTTTAGGTAAAGAATACGACTTTAGAAATAGAAAAACAGAAGATACTTCGGTTCCACCCATTTACACTCCGTCAGGTGATGGTTTGATTCCAGCACCCATTGATATCCAACCAGCTGTTCCAAAAGAAGATACAAAATCGGGTTCTGATTCCGATTCTGAATCAGACCTTCGTATGCAAAGGATGTTAGACAGAGTTTCCGAATTGGAAAAGAAAGTGAAGGCAAAAAACGAAGAGAAAAATTTGGAAACTTTAAAATTACCCAAACCACCTGAATTTAACGAAGGTCTTGGGAAACCTAGAAGTTTAGAACGAATTCCAAAAAATTTACGATGA
- a CDS encoding tetratricopeptide repeat protein: MNSKYVLLPSLFLCFVFLNLVSGLSAESAELFLPFPETWTKDGGNETKESQTKNSLNTTSMMNPAQGTQSKSINNLSNQNNSAESLPSKTATQENQATVITKAKPTDKKKKKKEVVDPSQASFQKGKAYLTRGQKKSAESEFADSYGKEGDAAKLSRVENTNLFGLDGKEKDSINLVEKQEDPDLKIKTQFELARSLDRIGNPDAEEKAYKEYLKLVTDFPKHPDLTPRSHYAMAILLIRKKEFRSAAHQLVSIIKNFKESAEYLPSHYYLGKIYESSWEERDLERSLKYYQLYMNGTEGKTLVPGYDFKKETRERMRVLGSSI, translated from the coding sequence TTGAATTCTAAGTATGTATTATTGCCTTCCTTATTCCTTTGTTTTGTTTTCTTAAATTTGGTTTCCGGACTTTCTGCTGAATCAGCAGAATTGTTTTTACCGTTTCCAGAAACATGGACCAAAGACGGAGGTAATGAAACAAAGGAAAGTCAAACAAAGAATTCTCTGAACACAACATCAATGATGAACCCGGCACAGGGAACTCAGTCTAAATCTATAAACAATCTTTCCAATCAAAACAATAGTGCAGAATCATTACCTTCCAAGACCGCAACGCAAGAAAACCAAGCAACTGTTATAACTAAAGCAAAACCAACCGATAAAAAGAAAAAAAAGAAGGAAGTTGTCGATCCTTCGCAGGCTTCTTTTCAAAAAGGAAAAGCCTATTTAACCAGAGGTCAAAAGAAGTCCGCCGAATCCGAGTTTGCTGATTCATATGGAAAGGAAGGTGATGCAGCAAAACTATCTCGTGTGGAAAACACGAATTTATTTGGGTTAGATGGAAAAGAAAAAGATTCAATTAACCTTGTTGAAAAACAAGAAGATCCTGATCTCAAAATTAAAACACAATTTGAATTGGCACGTTCATTGGATCGAATTGGAAACCCAGATGCAGAAGAAAAGGCATATAAAGAATATTTAAAACTTGTGACTGATTTTCCTAAACATCCTGACCTTACACCTAGATCGCATTATGCGATGGCGATCCTTCTCATTCGTAAAAAGGAATTTCGTTCTGCTGCACATCAATTGGTAAGTATCATCAAAAATTTTAAAGAATCGGCAGAGTATCTTCCCTCTCATTATTATTTAGGAAAAATTTATGAGAGCAGTTGGGAAGAAAGGGATTTGGAACGGTCATTAAAATACTACCAACTCTATATGAATGGAACAGAGGGAAAAACATTGGTTCCAGGATATGATTTTAAAAAAGAAACCCGCGAAAGAATGCGGGTTTTAGGTTCTTCGATTTAA
- a CDS encoding chemotaxis protein CheX, whose amino-acid sequence MQIKADFINPFLEAATIVFRDVLQQDLIRGKIGIKDSPAPSHEIAIIIGVVGSFSGEVVYSMNLDAAYKVSRKLVPGLSDEDVKNEYKDILGEIANMTTGNAMNIFTSAGQSVEITTPNIQETNSTSVRFNKKPTLSINLYSKFGRIEVNVAIA is encoded by the coding sequence ATGCAAATTAAAGCCGACTTCATAAACCCTTTCCTGGAAGCAGCCACCATCGTTTTTCGCGATGTGTTACAACAGGATCTCATCCGAGGAAAAATCGGAATCAAGGATTCCCCTGCACCTAGCCATGAAATTGCGATCATTATCGGTGTGGTGGGATCTTTTAGCGGCGAAGTGGTTTATAGTATGAACCTCGATGCTGCTTACAAAGTTTCAAGAAAACTTGTACCTGGCCTTTCCGATGAAGACGTAAAAAATGAATACAAAGACATACTTGGTGAGATTGCCAACATGACTACTGGTAATGCTATGAACATTTTTACATCTGCTGGTCAATCTGTAGAAATTACTACACCTAACATCCAAGAGACGAATAGTACTTCGGTTCGGTTTAACAAAAAACCAACGCTTTCTATCAACTTATACTCTAAGTTTGGACGAATTGAAGTAAATGTGGCAATCGCATAA